Genomic segment of Panicum virgatum strain AP13 chromosome 9N, P.virgatum_v5, whole genome shotgun sequence:
AAGCACCTCGATCGCCGCCGAGATCCGTCAGGTCAGTAGCGGCGCACGAGGCCGGTGCAGCGGTCCTTGATCCAGCGGAAGCCCTTGCGGAGCGACGCCTTCACCCTGGCCTCCACGGCGTAGGCCTTGTACCCCgcgacccgccgccggcgcttcgCCTCCGGGTCGCCCGACCACCACGACACGGCGCCACCGGCGGaccccgcgccgcgctccccctcgccgccgcctcggaaCTCCTCCAGGTCCCTCATGGCtcgtgccggcggcggtgcgcgaTCGCAGGAAGGACGCGGCTCGAGCTAGCCTCTTGGACATAGGAGGGCAGGCCGGCGcgcgaatatatatatatgtcgaGGAGGCCGTCCAGAGTTAGCGGCCGGCCACGACGGGGCGGGCGAGCCATCGCGACCCCGGCCGGGACGCAGCGAGGCGTGGAGCTCTCGTCGTTGGTGCTTGGCATGGCATGCCGCGGCtggcaagagaaaaagaaaaacaagcagGTAAGGTGAGGACGGCACGCTGCGTCGAGCGAGACCGATATCTcagctgatgctgatttgcCTCGTCCGGCCCGTAGCTGTGATTCGCCTGCCTGACTCGGGTCACAGCTGGGGTACAGGTGGAAGAGTAGCGCGCTGCCATCCCGTGCAGGGGCATCGTTTCTTGTTATTTTCACAGCATATAGCTGAAGAAAccttccttcaaaaaaaaatctgaagaaACCCTCTAATAATTAGAAGATTAGAAGAGAACATCATCACCTGTAATTCCAGTGCATTTTTTTCAGAGAAGCGATAAGCAATGAAAACCACATACAATATGCAGTAAGATCTGGAAACAACATTCTAATGTGCAAAAAAGAGGCATTCTACACTAGGTTGCACGTTTTTGGTCATGCAAAATTCGGCAGGGTAGTACATGACATATTTGCCATGTCAGGAGAACCAGACAGCAAATCAGATAATCCATGCACCCATAATACACTGATGCACATTATGCGTTCCAGCTCTAATGGAAAATCTTTATTTTTTCCCTCCTTTGTTTCTTTCAGTTCAAGTCTCCAATTCTGCTTTTCTACTCCTCCATCCTTACTTTCCCACAAAAGATACCTACAACAGTAACTTATTGGAGACAAGAAGAGTTAGCATGCAGGCTTTTAACTCATACAACCCCCGTTTCAAGAGGGTACTCGGTCTCTATGCGCCATAGATGTGCAGAAGCCAATTCAGTTCAGAGGCCAAACAGTTCATCACACTAATAACCATTTAAAGTCAAGAGTCATCTCCACGTTGTGTTGAAATGGGAGGCAAACCACCGGAAATCTGGATGGTCTACTCGTATCCTGCGTAGCCAGCTGTCAGCCTCCTGCATCAGTAAGGTGACGCGCTCCCGCTCTTGGGTTCCATCGGATGCCCAAATGGAGGCACGGAATTTGTAAGGTGCCAGCCCAAAAATAGGCAAAGATAGTTTCCCTGTAGCATTTGTGCAGCGGTTGATTCCCCCAAAGCCAGGGCATGCTGGCGTAGAAGGGTCACAATCTGCAAGAACAATGGGAGAGTAAAAACTCTACACAATCAATGTAACCCAAAGTCACATCTAGAAAGGCAAAATGTCACACAGGTGTCACTGCCATTTATCTGAGGCAAAGTAAAAACCCATATTCCATATGGCACTATAAGGCACTTAGTATTTACCCTTGCATGGTGTAGCTAGACAATGGAATGTCAAAAAACAGGCATCAAGATCCTTCAATGTTGGTCCTGTTGGAATTCTATATATGGGGTACCTGCAATTGGAAGCATGAGGATGAAACCAGTAACGTATAGAATCATAGCAACACCTGGTTAGCAGCGTTGCTCTTCTACACAGGTTGTGTCTTATGCTGAAATTCAGCACAGTAGGCAAGCCATTGTTAGGCATTGCAACTGGTAGGCATCCTCTGCATGGGCAAGCACAGTTGGCAAATGTCATAACTCTGACCACTGCATCAGCATCATTCTAGTTTCTAAAAACTAAAACGTGGTCTACAGAAAAAAGAAGCGTGACATTATGGCACTGAAACTAGTAATGGctaataataaatacatgatatcACCTTAATGCAGATGAGTCTGGAAACGATAAGCTGCTCTTATGTCACAACTAAAACACAAGAAAAATTGGACCTCAACAATGACCTCCAGAGTGTTACCCTAAACATTTAAACGGACTAAACAGTACCTATTTATTCAGGCTAAACGGCCATTTAAACGGACTAAACAGTGATTAAACAGGATAAACGGCTGGTTAAACGGACACGATAAACCACTGTGTAGCGTGTACACGCCACGGCCGTGTACGCGAACAGTGCCTCCAGAACTAGTTGCAATCACACAACACATACCATACATCATTGTGAGTACAACAATAGAGAACCATATATGCAACATGGCAATAAAGAATAAGTCTTATCGTTGGTAAAACGGAAGTAAAAATTGCATGAACAAGAATCAATAGTATTTGAAATATACCATGCAACAGACATCCAGCTAGATGGCAGCAGATCACAGCTTTTGAATGTCTTCAGAGCTGGAAATCTATCCGCAAGAGTTGATACCTGAAAGCCATGCATAGTTAGCTTCTATACACAAGACACCTATGGTAAGCATTGTTACAAAAAAAAGAACTCGCCTTATCTGTGAGCGGCTCTCTACCATACGGAGAATCCTTCTCCAGATACTCGAACATTGGAAAACTTGACGATGCATTAGTTTCACCATCATCACTTTGCAGGCCACCATTTTCCAGCCGATGTGTAGCTTCCACTGCTGAGACTCGTAGCCGGTCAACATCATTTTCACTGCTGCTATCACTGCTAGTATCCATAGATTCCCCATCACTTTCATCCCCAAGACGCCTTAAGTAAGCGAGAAAAATAACTATAAAAAGTTATACACTATCAAAGACATCACCAAGGTAATAAAAGCAACCATACTGAACAGCATGCTGGTTATAATTTATCTACTTATAACATCTTTCCCAACATTTATTTCATTTCATTTATTTCCATCTATGTCCATTGAACTAAAATGCATGGAATTGTAGCCATTCATAGTGGACATCAGATGATACTAAAGCTATCAACTCGCTTCTCACCATTCTCACAAGTTATCATAGAACAAATCTGAAAAATGTTAATAAATCAAGAATTACTTGATAAAAAAAAGTCACTAAACATCAGCAACATTTGCCTGGAAAGGGCTGAGGTCaaataaccaagaaagaagttATGCTTAATCTGCATTGAGCTCTAGTACAAGAGCATTCAAGGCTTCAAGCATAGTGATTTATTATAATACAGATCGACATAGATTTAacaaagagtaaaatgcactgtgggtACATGAACTTGCAGTGAtgtgtcaaataggtccataaacttagaaaccggacatctagcccctcaaacttgcgaacccgttcaccCCAGGTCCAGTCCGGTTTTGCATGGCTTGCATGACACTGTGCGACCgcggtttgctacagtaaacccggatttgctacagttaccgcggttttgttttttcttttctaatttatttcggctgaatctttgaaaaatcataactcttcgatacaacatcggatgaagatgatttttatatgaaaattatagccctcgacgagatctacaactttctagttttgaggtttttcatttgatgaagttaagttgcccaaaaaaattatacaaaagtacagcaccataataatcacgtacttctgcttatcgcactagaaaattaatatatttttctgtttttgtcaaatgaagacacttgTATACTAAAATTTTAGTACTCTAAAAGATCTAGATTCTTAGAGTTTtaagtttttatatttgaagttgtTAAAATGTCGATAAAATAGTATAAAGTAGCATATTAAGTACGCAAAAGACGTTGAGGCTTTATACTATTTTATCAACATCTTAACAACTTTAAatgtaaaaactcaaaactacaagaatctagatcgttaaaagtgttaaaattttggtatacaaagtgtcttcatttgacaacaaacaaaaaatatattaattttctaatgCGACAAGCAAAAGTATGCGATTATTATGGTgctgtaattttatataatttttttgagcaCCTTAACatcatcaaatgaaaaaattcaaaactaaaaagttgtagatctcatcgagggctataattttcatataaaaatcatcttcatccgatgtcgtatcgaagagttatgatttttcaaagattcagccgaaataaattagaaaagaaaaaaaacaaaaccgcggtaactgtagcaaatccgggtttactgtagcaaaccgcggtcgcacagtgccatgcaagccatgcaaaaccggactggacctgaggtgaacgggttcgcaagttcgaggggctagatgtccggtttctaagtttatggacctatttgacacaTCACTGCAAGTTCATGTACCCAcaatgcattttactctttaacAAAACTATCGACATGGTTATTCAAGCATCAGTAACTATAGTATTGACTTAGTTTTCTGTTGCTATCTATGAAAATCTAAGCTCAAACTAACTGAAGCATAAAGAAAGACAAAACAATTGAAACTATTTTGGTATGCAGCATGCAGGTTGGCACTACTATGGTCTCTAAGGGCGATGGAAACTTTCCAGACATCATGACTCTTGTGTGACATAGATTAAGAAATTAAGATGTACCTGTTCCTTGAAGCAGGTCTAGATGGATCTGCATACAGCTGGATAGCAGAAAGATACGGCACATAATACTGAATCACAGAGTTTCTGCCATTTAACACCAGTGGAACACCAACCCCATAAGCACTCCATTCCCTGAAAGATTCCCAAAGATCTCCAAGGCAGAAATAAGGCCTTGAATCCATAGCATCACCACTTCGCCGCAACCTTAGGCTTGTCTGCAGCagcccagaaaaaaaaaaaagagaaaagaaaaaaggagcTGGTCAGCAGCAGAAAAAGATTCTTTAAAAGGAAGTGGTCTTTCAACCAAAGAACAGAAAATTGTCACGCGTAGAGAATATAGCACATACAGCACTACATGATTTAGAAATAAGTTGTTCTGTCAATTGCAAAATGCAGAGTGTATTTATTCTTCAGAGTTCACAGAAATGCAAAATTCAGAGATAGCAATGGCCATACACGAATTAAATGAATGCAGATGCGACCACATGACCTGAGTAATTTACTAGATTGAAGAATCAACAAGCAGAAGTTACACTTTTGAGTTGTACAGAGATTTAGAAATCGGAAGTTTGATAGTGTCCCTTTCCCATTTCACCACAATGGTCACTAACGACACACGAAACTAAGACCTAAAGTGCTATACAGAGCAGCACTGGATGTACATATTTTGCGATAACCAGTCCATATCAAGTTATAACCAGCAGTTATGGTCATCACCCTACATCAAAGAATGATTGTGGCTTCAATACATAACTACCAATCAGAGCTAAACGAAAAACTTTAGACAATCCCAAATTATGAATCCATCTCTGATCTTAATTGCAGTGTTTCTCCAGAATCATCTGCTTGCCTATGCAAATGCAGCACTGATGGTATAAAAACTATACAATTTCATCAGATCCCCTACTTATCAGACACAATGGATACCACACTGCAGCCTGCTGAAGTAGTAGCAAAGAGTTAAGCCACATTGTACCTTGGGCAAGTACTGTGCCGGCACCGAGGGCGTCGTGGAGGTAAGAAATCTCTCTAAATTTccagcctcctccgccgctgcgGCACCCGCCGTGGTCACATTCACCTCAAccgcggtggtggtcgtcgcCGCCGTGGACGCCACCGACGGCTTCGATGACGTCGTCGACGAGGAGTCGTCAGAATCCACCCGGCTGTCTGCATCCACCGACGCGGCCACAGCCACGGTGATAGCccccggcggtggcgccggcggcttcTGCCTCGCCGACCGCGGAGACGGCGACGGGGACAGCGATGGGGACGCGGACCGCTGCCCCTGCAGCCGCTGCTGCTGTGCCTGCAGCTGCTGGCGGCGCACATGGGGAGGGCTGTAGAATCGGTTATCGGGGACGGTACGGGAGGAGGAAGCAGCGCCGCCGGATGAGcctgccatggcggcggcggcggcgagagggatGGGTAGGTGGGgctgggctagggtttggcgggGACGGGGATTGGGGAATTGGGatgattagggttagggttttggtgGCTTTGAGCGCTTTTTAATACGGGGTTTGGACCTGAGACGAGTGAGCGAGCGACGGGAGGGGAGGCCGGGACGGAGCGCCAAGCGAGCGAGGAGAAACGCGGCAGAGGGAGCGACAGGCAGTAGACACGGCCGCAGGTTGTGTCGCGTTGGTTGTTCTTCCTCACCCGTCCATTTGTGAGGAAACTTGAAGAGCCCAGCCCAGTTTCTTCGCCTGGAAACATTCTTCACCAAGGGTATCTTATTTGGGAAATGTTGGCGCCCGAACGCTTGTGGTAGGAAAGGTAGAGAGAACAGATCAAGAAACAAAGGATAGCAAGcatagaaaaagaataagattttgatcataTACATATGGTAATATTGTAAGACCAAGTAAATAGTTGTACCTCCCATCGTATCATCACCTTGCATACAAAGTCGTAAGGTGCGTTTAAAACTCTAAATCACCACCTGATTTGTCTAATATTCTAATTTATAAGCAACTTTGAatactgagccggcaaatcctcgagattgataaAGTCACCAAAGACACCTCACTGTCGACGGAACGTCCCCTACCACTTAAATCACAATATCgttaaatcttagaaaattcattTTCATAGGGAATCGAACACAGAACCTGATGTGCTACCGAatctcttgtaaccactagactACATGCCCTTTCGCATTTGTATCTCTTCCTTTCATTGCTTTCTTAGATATCGTGGGGTTTCATAGTTGCCGTTTCTGTGGTCGACGTTTGGCATCCAATGTATCATTCTAAATcaaactatttaccatgatcTTAGCAAATGAATTTTATCATTGCCCTCAAGAAAGATCACAAAACTTTTGCCAATTCAGTTACAATTTAGAATAACCAGGGAGCCCAACAAAAAGAATGCCAAGGAAAGTACTGGCCACTGCTTCAGttgtattttcttctttttctagaGATCTTTGTGCTATTAGGTCAAAACAACTCTTCTCTGTATCCTTCTGAATGTATCTGTACGTGCATGAGTCTGTGTACTGGTTTGTTAACTTTTAATACAGATACGTcttgataaaaaaaaacttttcttaTCAATGCCAATGCTGTGGAGCACATACTGGGCAAAGGATGTCTAAATTTCTTCCTCTACACAAAAATTCGAGGACAAAACCATTCTTTTGAGCACATAATGAGCAAAGGCATGTCCCAGTTCCTTCTTCCACACAAAATTTCGAGGCTAAAACATGATGCTGCACTCTTTTTCGGAGCTTTACTACGGAAAAGAAGCTCCCTTCGGTTCCTACAATATTTGCTTGTTTTGTGCATAGAAATAAAAGGCGGTAAAGGAGGGAGCAGCGAAAGAAGCAATTTAGGAGGAGGATCAAGTAGCCAAGTTCACAGCTCTATAAAGTTAGTTACTTGGGCCTTGCTCAAAACGAAAATCTTGCCACTTCTATAACAAACCACGTCACTACACTAGGCCGGAAATGTTTGGACAGAAGAGGGAACGAGCTTTCTCATCAAAAGGAACGAACCAACCATCCATGGTCTGTCCATGGCTCTGGGGGCCCATCGAGCCATCGAGGCAACCAAGACGTTGTAGCTGTTGTGGATGCAgcagccacagccagccacGGATGGAGACGAGAGAAAGAAAGATAGTTCACCCATGCGGCCATGCCATGACTCCCTGCCGTGTTCACGGCTTACGGCCACGCGTCGGCGAGTCGCTGCCATGTTGCCACTTGCCGTGCCCTCACCCTGCACCTTTCACCCTGCCAGGCAAAGAAAGAAGACTCACCTCACCTGGGTCCATTCCATAGGCATGACATCAACCCAAAAAAAGCAAAAGCAAGCATCACCAAATCATGCGCCACGGCCCACGGCATCATCACACCGCTTGGAATGTGCCACCGGCGTTGTCACTGTCTGTCTAGCGCTACCACCAGCGGCGGCACGAGGCCCGTGTGGCGCTGTTTCGCCACAAGGGAAAACAAGATCACGGACTTTCTCGCAGCAAGAGAACAAAACGGAACAACCCAACAACCAGGGATCACAAGATACCCACGGGCCGCAGGCGTGCGCATTATTTGTTGTTAACATCAATCGATCATCCGAGACAGAGATGGAACAATCGCAAAGATCCCCGTGAGCATTATGCACACTCCAGAAGGGGAAAAATTCCCAAGAAACTTTCCAATCCCAGAAGCAGGTAAGTAGCACACGGCATCGGGCACATCTTGGGTGTTTAGTTTGCGAAAAATTTACGAAAAAGttattgtagcacatttcggtTTTATTTGGCAACTATTGTCTAATCATAGaataattagtctcaaaagattcgtctcgtcatttacaaccaaactgtacaattagttatattttttaactatatttaatacttcatgtatcataaaattcgatgtgatgtacatcagtgaaaaattttagaaactttgcacggaactaaacacagcacTTCTCCATGGCCTGGTAAAGTGATGAGCAAGCAGCAGCAAGTGTGACTGCAGACACTCAGCCGAGAGTGTTGACTGCTCAGCTGAGCTAAGTGATGGAATTTCCCTTTCAGGAAACACCTGTTTGGTGCTGAGCTGCTGACCAATCCATCACATACCAGGATTGAAACACTAGACTACTCACTGATGTTATGTACTACTACTAGCAAGCAGATGCAGTGCCATGCCTTTCTCACTTCCTCATCAGCAGTCCAAGGATAAAACATTGCATTGCGAAAACCAGCAGACCAGACGCTACAAGTACTACATCAAAAACCTCATCAGCAGGTCAACTGTGACGCAGAAGCAGCCACGCACGCATACATCAGATCACAGCGCAGCAACAACCATGTCGTCATCAGCAGTAGCCACTGGTCACTGCGGAGATCATGCAAGAACTGGAGCGCACCGAGGCCGGCATTTCCGGCCACGGTTTCCCGCAGACTTTCGCCACAGATCCGGGAGCTGCTGCTACTCCCTTGCAAGAACAGAGGATGATCAATAAGCTCTCCTTACATTGCAAGGTTACAAGATACTACCACACTACTACCAGTAACATTGCAACTAGGCAAGAACAGCAACAGTAACAAGGAAGAACAGCTACTAGTCTAGAGCGCGACACGATTATTAACTCGCTTTGGTTCCAACAACTACTTAGCCGGGAAAACTTAGCATAGATCAAGGGGGAAAAGGGGTAGAGAGAGACGCATCTCTCTTGGGCTAAGATCATGCTGCATGTTAAGCAAatctgcagctgcagctgcagccgcTCTCTTCCTCTCATCGCCTTTGGTGCCTTGGCTGctaggtggtggcggcggcggggtgtcaGGCGTACACGACGCCGGAGGAGAGGGCCATGAGCAGGATGgccgcgcgctcctcctcgccgaggcgcctcctccggcgcatccgccgccgctgcttgaGCACCACCTCCTTGCCGAACCCCACCGTGCGGAGCTCCACGGTGACCtcatccgcctccgcctccgcctccttttccctctccctcttggaggcggcggcggccttcttcttccgctgctgctgctgctgctcggcgGCGCCGGACTTGTTGGCGTCGAGGCCCATCGCCTCCCTTCTCTTCTTCCGGTACCGGATCCCGCACGCGTTGCACAGCGACTGCGACGAGAAAACACCCAGATCGGAACGGATCAGCCCAAAACGCACAGATcgggggcgcgggcggggcCCAGCGCGGCGCTAGGGTTCCCCGGAAATGAGATCGGAGGTCGGATCGGGACTCACCATGGGTCCGCAGGGCCCCCCGCGCCAGAGCGGGGTCTTGGTGGTGTGGCACTCGGTGCAGGCCTTGGGCTCGCCGGAGGCCGGGCGCTCGTCCGGATCCGGGGACCCGCTCCCCTGCTGCGACAGAAATGAGAGAAGAGGCCGATTAGGACCCGCAACCACCACTCGAACCGCAGATCGAGCGAGGAGACCGCGGATCGGAGCTCACCTTCTCTACCGAGGAGTCCATCTcgggcgccatggccggcggatCTACCACCGCGGAACTACTCCCCTCCTCCGGCTCCAGCCTCTCGGGGGCCCGgcgctccagcgccgccactcCCCTGCGCGGATCGGGAGCTCGATCCGTGTGGGGGACGATCCCCGCCGCTCGGATCTGGCCGCTGGGggttgcggctgcggctgcggcggcggcggagtagcAGAAGAGGGGGACTAGGGGTTAGGAGCGGGAGAAGCGTCGAGTGGAGGGAACCGAAGGCGGGCGATGTGGTGTGGGGGGTGGATGGGTGGTGGGATGCGATGGACGGGTGCAGACAGTGGAGGGAGGGCAGAGAAGAAAAAGGGCGAGCCGGCCCCAGGTTTTGATCTCAAAAtggaggagggagggaaagAGGGGCGCGGGGCGTGGAGGGAAACA
This window contains:
- the LOC120690578 gene encoding uncharacterized protein LOC120690578 isoform X3 — translated: MAGSSGGAASSSRTVPDNRFYSPPHVRRQQLQAQQQRLQGQRSASPSLSPSPSPRSARQKPPAPPPGAITVAVAASVDADSRVDSDDSSSTTSSKPSVASTAATTTTAVEVNVTTAGAAAAEEAGNLERFLTSTTPSVPAQYLPKTSLRLRRSGDAMDSRPYFCLGDLWESFREWSAYGVGVPLVLNGRNSVIQYYVPYLSAIQLYADPSRPASRNSDSSSENDVDRLRVSAVEATHRLENGGLQSDDGETNASSSFPMFEYLEKDSPYGREPLTDKVSTLADRFPALKTFKSCDLLPSSWMSVAWYPIYRIPTGPTLKDLDACFLTFHCLATPCKDCDPSTPACPGFGGINRCTNATGKLSLPIFGLAPYKFRASIWASDGTQERERVTLLMQEADSWLRRIRVDHPDFRWFASHFNTTWR
- the LOC120690578 gene encoding uncharacterized protein LOC120690578 isoform X2, which gives rise to MAGSSGGAASSSRTVPDNRFYSPPHVRRQQLQAQQQRLQGQRSASPSLSPSPSPRSARQKPPAPPPGAITVAVAASVDADSRVDSDDSSSTTSSKPSVASTAATTTTAVEVNVTTAGAAAAEEAGNLERFLTSTTPSVPAQYLPKTSLRLRRSGDAMDSRPYFCLGDLWESFREWSAYGVGVPLVLNGRNSVIQYYVPYLSAIQLYADPSRPASRNSSDSSSENDVDRLRVSAVEATHRLENGGLQSDDGETNASSSFPMFEYLEKDSPYGREPLTDKVSTLADRFPALKTFKSCDLLPSSWMSVAWYPIYRIPTGPTLKDLDACFLTFHCLATPCKDCDPSTPACPGFGGINRCTNATGKLSLPIFGLAPYKFRASIWASDGTQERERVTLLMQEADSWLRRIRVDHPDFRWFASHFNTTWR
- the LOC120690578 gene encoding uncharacterized protein LOC120690578 isoform X1 produces the protein MAGSSGGAASSSRTVPDNRFYSPPHVRRQQLQAQQQRLQGQRSASPSLSPSPSPRSARQKPPAPPPGAITVAVAASVDADSRVDSDDSSSTTSSKPSVASTAATTTTAVEVNVTTAGAAAAEEAGNLERFLTSTTPSVPAQYLPKTSLRLRRSGDAMDSRPYFCLGDLWESFREWSAYGVGVPLVLNGRNSVIQYYVPYLSAIQLYADPSRPASRNRRLGDESDGESMDTSSDSSSENDVDRLRVSAVEATHRLENGGLQSDDGETNASSSFPMFEYLEKDSPYGREPLTDKVSTLADRFPALKTFKSCDLLPSSWMSVAWYPIYRIPTGPTLKDLDACFLTFHCLATPCKDCDPSTPACPGFGGINRCTNATGKLSLPIFGLAPYKFRASIWASDGTQERERVTLLMQEADSWLRRIRVDHPDFRWFASHFNTTWR
- the LOC120691630 gene encoding GATA transcription factor 16-like isoform X2; the encoded protein is MAPEMDSSVEKGSGSPDPDERPASGEPKACTECHTTKTPLWRGGPCGPMSLCNACGIRYRKKRREAMGLDANKSGAAEQQQQQRKKKAAAASKREREKEAEAEADEVTVELRTVGFGKEVVLKQRRRMRRRRRLGEEERAAILLMALSSGVVYA
- the LOC120691630 gene encoding GATA transcription factor 16-like isoform X1, encoding MAPEMDSSVEKQGSGSPDPDERPASGEPKACTECHTTKTPLWRGGPCGPMSLCNACGIRYRKKRREAMGLDANKSGAAEQQQQQRKKKAAAASKREREKEAEAEADEVTVELRTVGFGKEVVLKQRRRMRRRRRLGEEERAAILLMALSSGVVYA